From Chloroflexi bacterium ADurb.Bin180, a single genomic window includes:
- a CDS encoding Phenylacetate-coenzyme A ligase: MRITPLDAWIAGKVGHQGELLTRSAIQAWQLNRLRETLALVREKSAFYREHLSAAPTELGRLDDLAQCGFTTPEDIAREGQRMLCVSQGEIERVVTLDSSGTTGAAKRLYFTREDQELTIDFFRVGMSTLVEPGDRVLILLPCERPGSVGDLLAKGLERQRACPLKHGPVRDLAETLQLLAQEKVDALVGVPVQVLALARQRNDQARRALRLQSALLSTDYLPPAIAVALEEAWGCRVFDHYGMTEMGLGGGVQCEARRGYHLREADLYVEVVDPATGREVPEGEYGEVVFTTLTRRGMPLIRYRTGDLSRFIPERCACGTALRSLEPVRQRLSGRAALGASLTLSQADLDDALFPFAEVLDVRAELSHQGDRDHLSVLVRTVPGAGNALRPRLKAALWSVPALAEAQSRGVLDLALQVDASGYAPPLSAAKRAIKDTRGPTGMSKSEQCLSRAGSCR; this comes from the coding sequence GTGAGAATCACCCCTCTGGACGCCTGGATCGCCGGCAAGGTCGGTCACCAAGGCGAGCTGCTGACCCGGTCGGCGATCCAGGCCTGGCAACTGAACAGGCTGCGGGAGACACTGGCGCTGGTGCGCGAGAAGAGCGCTTTTTATCGCGAGCACCTGTCGGCGGCTCCGACCGAGCTGGGCCGTCTCGACGACCTGGCGCAGTGCGGCTTTACCACACCAGAGGACATTGCCCGGGAAGGGCAGCGGATGCTGTGCGTATCACAGGGGGAGATCGAGCGGGTGGTGACGCTGGACAGCTCGGGCACCACCGGCGCGGCCAAGCGCCTCTATTTCACCCGGGAGGATCAGGAGCTGACCATCGACTTTTTCCGGGTGGGAATGTCGACCCTGGTGGAGCCGGGCGACAGGGTGCTGATCCTGCTGCCCTGCGAGCGGCCGGGCAGTGTGGGCGACCTGCTGGCCAAAGGCCTGGAGCGCCAGCGTGCCTGCCCGCTCAAGCACGGGCCGGTGCGTGACCTGGCCGAGACGCTCCAGTTGCTGGCGCAGGAGAAGGTGGATGCGCTGGTGGGCGTGCCGGTGCAGGTGCTGGCGCTGGCGCGTCAGCGGAACGACCAGGCGCGGCGCGCCCTGCGCCTCCAGAGCGCACTGCTCTCGACGGACTATCTGCCGCCTGCCATCGCCGTGGCGCTGGAAGAGGCCTGGGGCTGCCGCGTGTTCGATCACTATGGCATGACCGAGATGGGTCTGGGCGGCGGGGTGCAGTGCGAGGCCAGGCGCGGCTATCACCTGCGCGAAGCAGACCTGTACGTGGAGGTCGTCGACCCGGCCACGGGCCGCGAGGTGCCAGAGGGGGAATACGGTGAGGTGGTCTTTACCACGCTCACCAGGCGCGGGATGCCCCTGATCCGCTACCGCACCGGCGACCTGAGCCGCTTCATTCCCGAACGGTGTGCCTGCGGCACGGCGCTCAGGAGCCTCGAGCCGGTCCGTCAGCGCCTGTCCGGTCGCGCCGCGCTGGGCGCGAGCCTGACCCTGTCCCAGGCCGACCTGGACGATGCGCTGTTTCCGTTCGCGGAGGTTCTGGATGTGCGGGCAGAGCTCTCGCACCAGGGCGACCGCGACCACCTGTCGGTGCTGGTGCGAACGGTACCCGGCGCCGGCAATGCTCTGCGGCCGCGGCTCAAAGCGGCATTGTGGTCGGTGCCCGCACTGGCCGAGGCGCAGAGCAGGGGAGTGCTGGACCTGGCCTTGCAGGTCGATGCGTCGGGATACGCTCCGCCGCTCAGTGCGGCCAAGCGGGCGATCAAAGACACGAGAGGCCCAACTGGAATGAGCAAAAGCGAGCAGTGCCTGAGCCGGGCAGGTTCTTGCCGCTGA
- a CDS encoding corrinoid ABC transporter substrate-binding protein, whose translation MDRRRMLRWMLAVLLLGVLAQACRPEPTPTPVPTPTPRPTATPTPLPPPTPTPVPTPESIKITDSLGNTVEFKTLPQHIVIAGKNPLPVVENLFLYPEANERLAGYAMGGKQNPATFLSLMHPTFKDKPTLQTGATAEQITALQPDAVVMKSLNYEALGKPLQALGIPVIALDLETPEQFTHDHVILGELFGNPTRSQDILAYYEAKLAPVAQATEGLKPEEKPTVLLMQYSLSGGEVAVSVPPGSWLQTLMVELSGGNPVWKDTVSGSGWAVVNLEQIAAWDPEVMLVVDYTANPKEAVAKLKADARWQELKAVKENRIYGFAGDFFSWDQPDPRWILGVNWLAAKLHPEKFPGFDLTQMVTEFFVQMYGMSESQVQSGVLPKLTGDVK comes from the coding sequence ATGGATCGCCGAAGAATGTTGAGATGGATGCTGGCCGTTCTGCTGCTGGGAGTGTTGGCTCAGGCCTGCCGGCCCGAGCCGACGCCGACGCCGGTGCCCACGCCCACGCCGCGGCCCACCGCCACGCCGACGCCGCTGCCGCCGCCAACGCCGACGCCCGTGCCTACCCCGGAGAGCATCAAGATCACCGACTCGCTGGGCAACACGGTCGAGTTCAAGACGCTCCCGCAGCACATTGTCATCGCCGGCAAGAACCCGCTGCCCGTGGTCGAGAACCTGTTCCTCTATCCGGAAGCGAACGAGCGACTGGCAGGTTATGCGATGGGCGGGAAGCAGAATCCGGCCACTTTCTTGTCGCTGATGCACCCGACATTCAAGGACAAGCCGACCCTGCAGACCGGCGCCACGGCAGAGCAGATCACTGCCCTGCAGCCAGATGCGGTGGTGATGAAGAGCCTGAACTATGAGGCCCTCGGCAAGCCGCTGCAGGCGCTGGGTATCCCGGTGATCGCCCTCGACCTGGAGACGCCAGAGCAGTTCACCCACGACCACGTGATCCTGGGAGAGTTGTTCGGGAATCCGACGCGCAGTCAGGACATCCTGGCCTACTACGAGGCCAAGCTGGCGCCAGTGGCTCAGGCCACCGAGGGGCTCAAGCCAGAAGAAAAGCCTACCGTGCTGCTGATGCAGTACAGCCTGAGCGGCGGGGAAGTCGCCGTGAGCGTTCCTCCGGGGTCCTGGCTCCAGACGCTGATGGTCGAGCTGTCCGGCGGAAACCCGGTGTGGAAGGACACGGTCAGTGGCAGCGGCTGGGCTGTGGTCAACCTGGAGCAGATCGCGGCCTGGGATCCGGAGGTCATGCTGGTGGTGGACTATACCGCTAACCCGAAAGAGGCGGTGGCCAAGCTCAAGGCCGACGCGCGCTGGCAGGAGCTCAAGGCGGTGAAAGAAAACCGCATCTATGGCTTTGCTGGCGACTTTTTCAGCTGGGACCAGCCGGATCCGCGCTGGATTCTCGGAGTCAACTGGTTGGCGGCCAAACTGCACCCGGAGAAGTTCCCTGGATTTGACCTGACGCAGATGGTCACCGAGTTCTTTGTGCAGATGTACGGCATGAGCGAGTCGCAGGTGCAATCTGGGGTTCTACCTAAACTGACCGGCGACGTGAAGTGA
- a CDS encoding putative ABC transporter permease protein, giving the protein MSRSHQVGMAQGRSAARGGAAGGVSSRKSRDLLLLLILLVVMGASLLIGRYPAPYWMTPARLARDPLAQRLVLTLRLPRLISACLLGMVLSACGTVLQMIFRNPLVEPGFLGVSQGAAFGAALAIIFLGRGALIVEGSAALFACLGLIITYSLAKRTRFGGWILRLVMSGIVVSALFSAGVGVLKYMADPLTQLQDIVFWMMGGLWSVQWEDVGYLLPVAVIGLTIVYLMRWRLNLLSLDDDTSFSLGAAPGRERALILAAAVGATAAAVSVAGIVGWVGLLIPHIARRISGADAQASVPTSILLGGVFAVLCDDLARTLMTGEIPLGILTSLLGGLLFLWLMVAGELRVQR; this is encoded by the coding sequence GTGAGCCGGTCCCATCAAGTGGGGATGGCGCAGGGTCGTTCCGCGGCCCGCGGGGGCGCTGCCGGGGGTGTCTCGAGCCGCAAGAGCCGGGATCTGCTTCTGCTGCTGATTCTGCTCGTGGTGATGGGGGCGTCGCTGCTGATCGGGCGGTACCCGGCGCCGTACTGGATGACGCCGGCCCGCCTGGCCCGGGATCCACTGGCGCAGCGATTGGTGCTGACGCTGCGACTGCCGCGGCTGATCAGCGCCTGCCTGCTGGGCATGGTCTTGTCGGCCTGCGGCACGGTGCTGCAGATGATCTTTCGCAATCCCCTGGTCGAGCCGGGCTTTCTGGGGGTATCGCAGGGCGCTGCCTTTGGTGCAGCCCTGGCGATCATCTTCCTGGGAAGGGGAGCCCTCATCGTGGAGGGCTCCGCGGCTCTTTTTGCCTGCCTGGGGCTGATCATCACTTACAGTCTGGCCAAACGCACTCGGTTCGGCGGCTGGATCCTGCGCCTGGTGATGTCGGGCATCGTGGTGTCGGCACTCTTCTCGGCCGGCGTGGGTGTGCTCAAGTACATGGCCGACCCGCTGACCCAGTTGCAGGACATTGTGTTCTGGATGATGGGCGGGCTGTGGAGCGTGCAGTGGGAGGACGTAGGATACCTGCTGCCGGTGGCCGTGATCGGGCTGACCATCGTCTACCTGATGCGCTGGCGGCTGAACCTGCTGTCGCTGGATGACGACACCAGCTTTTCGCTGGGAGCTGCTCCGGGCAGGGAACGGGCACTGATCCTGGCCGCAGCGGTGGGGGCCACCGCGGCCGCCGTGTCTGTTGCCGGCATCGTGGGCTGGGTGGGACTGCTGATTCCGCACATAGCGCGGCGGATCAGCGGAGCCGACGCGCAGGCCTCGGTGCCCACTTCGATCCTGTTGGGGGGCGTGTTCGCCGTGCTGTGCGACGACCTGGCGCGCACGCTGATGACCGGCGAGATCCCGCTGGGCATCCTCACTTCGCTGCTGGGCGGGCTGCTCTTTTTGTGGCTGATGGTGGCTGGCGAGCTGAGGGTGCAACGATGA
- a CDS encoding putative ABC transporter ATP-binding protein — MSQAPAVSLSEVSFGYGASPRPALSQVSLEIPAGRITAILGPNGSGKTTLLRLLLGVLQPVGGQILLGGRARSAYSRAEQSRLVGLVPQSEHVPFDFTVLEYVLLGRAPYLGPLDLPGPEDRAIAREALEMVGIGHLAERAVPNLSGGERQLATIARTLAQAPAMLLLDEPTAHLDLGNQSRLLQIMRDLRDAGGTLLVTTHDPDLAASVADLTVLMKGGQVLCAGQTEAVLTAEWLTRVYETPILVYRVDGHYLICLA, encoded by the coding sequence ATGAGCCAGGCACCGGCGGTGAGCCTCTCAGAGGTAAGCTTTGGCTACGGAGCGAGCCCCAGGCCGGCGCTCAGCCAGGTCTCGCTCGAGATACCGGCGGGGCGCATCACGGCCATCCTGGGGCCGAACGGGTCCGGCAAGACCACGCTGCTGCGGCTGCTGCTGGGCGTTCTCCAGCCGGTCGGGGGGCAGATCCTGCTGGGCGGGCGGGCCCGGTCGGCCTACTCGCGGGCCGAACAGAGTCGTCTGGTGGGCCTGGTGCCGCAGAGCGAGCACGTGCCTTTCGACTTTACGGTGTTGGAGTACGTCCTGCTGGGGCGGGCGCCCTACCTGGGGCCGCTGGACCTGCCCGGCCCTGAGGATCGAGCCATCGCACGAGAGGCACTGGAGATGGTGGGCATCGGCCATCTGGCAGAGCGGGCGGTGCCCAACCTGAGCGGAGGCGAGCGGCAGTTGGCCACCATCGCCCGCACGCTGGCCCAGGCGCCGGCCATGCTGCTGCTGGATGAGCCAACGGCTCATCTGGACCTGGGCAACCAGAGCCGTTTGCTCCAGATCATGCGCGACCTGCGCGACGCGGGCGGGACGCTGCTGGTGACCACTCATGACCCGGACCTGGCCGCCAGCGTGGCCGACCTGACCGTGCTGATGAAGGGTGGCCAGGTGCTTTGCGCCGGTCAGACGGAGGCGGTGCTCACTGCCGAGTGGCTGACGCGAGTGTACGAGACGCCCATTTTGGTGTACCGGGTCGACGGACACTACTTGATCTGCCTGGCCTAG
- a CDS encoding Isoprenylcysteine carboxyl methyltransferase (ICMT) family protein produces MSAKPVFTLGVIVRVVFFVVVIPLLAVLVSGEWGWWQAWAYALVYIGGFVASRVAIARKNPDLIAERARFTDQQGAKAWDQVLAPLLALGGNVVPLVAGFEKRWWPTQPYGPSGSWAGLILLLAGYAFSTWAVYENRFFSGVVRIQKERGHHVVDSGPYRWVRHPGYAGGLLAFLGTPLLLDSRYAWLPLVLFVGATVLRTALEDRTLQEELPGYREYAQRVRYRLVPGVW; encoded by the coding sequence ATGTCCGCAAAACCCGTGTTCACGCTCGGGGTGATCGTGCGCGTCGTGTTCTTTGTGGTGGTGATCCCGCTGCTGGCGGTGCTCGTGTCGGGGGAGTGGGGCTGGTGGCAGGCCTGGGCCTATGCCCTGGTGTACATCGGCGGATTCGTGGCCAGCCGGGTGGCCATCGCGCGCAAGAACCCCGATCTCATTGCCGAGCGGGCGCGGTTCACCGACCAGCAGGGCGCCAAAGCGTGGGACCAGGTGCTGGCGCCGCTGCTGGCGCTGGGCGGCAACGTGGTGCCTCTGGTGGCGGGCTTTGAAAAGCGCTGGTGGCCGACCCAGCCCTACGGCCCCAGCGGCTCCTGGGCAGGGCTGATTCTGCTGCTGGCGGGGTATGCGTTTTCCACCTGGGCTGTGTACGAGAATCGATTCTTTTCCGGCGTGGTGCGCATCCAGAAAGAGCGGGGTCATCACGTGGTCGACAGCGGGCCCTATCGCTGGGTGAGACACCCGGGGTACGCCGGCGGGCTGCTGGCCTTTCTTGGCACGCCGCTGCTGCTCGACTCGCGCTATGCCTGGCTGCCGCTGGTGCTGTTTGTCGGGGCTACGGTGCTGCGCACGGCGCTGGAGGATCGCACGCTGCAGGAAGAGCTGCCGGGGTACCGGGAGTACGCGCAGAGGGTGCGCTATCGGCTCGTGCCTGGGGTGTGGTAG
- the pcrA_2 gene encoding ATP-dependent DNA helicase PcrA → MIPIVDLLKPSEEQLPAIEARGGDVVVTAGAGTGKTRTLVARYLSVLTEVDDLRSIVAITFTRKAAREMRNRVRQAVRDYLKKGGLDPAGHGRWLEIYNALDAARIGTIHSLCGEILRTHPVEARLDPRFEVLEEGQTNLLQSRAIEEALARAANDREAAELFTLLGERTLRRMLTELLGKRLEAAAAFERLPADLLAHWTEALQRYDPAAELNELDRKAAHAVPLLRSVFQMALESLTALKAERQALDFADLEGRTLELLQNQAVLDHWQSTISSILVDEFQDTNHRQVELIKQLRGDPDRFPGRLFLVGDAKQSIYRFQGADVAALRHERDHIEDTGGLCVTLSTSYRAHRELVEGLNDLLRPVLGESADPDRPYVQPFEPLAHCRKQPAQGLAAPHIELHLVPGTAKEGAHDVAARYLVARIKELVESGIQLEENGATRPLGYGDVAILCRASTSFPAYENALRDAGLPFLTVAGRGFWNRPEIRDLLNTLLALSDPTDDLALVGLLRSPVIGLSDAALYRLTRARPTPSTALWDVLPDPASRDGWTPADCAAAERAAAWVSELHALVGRTAVADVLKLWLDRTDYKAALLLSGNPRSTRNVDKLLAAAFTSGIVSVGEFLEYVQGLKDSGAREGEARAAVEGAVQIMTVHQAKGLEFPIVVVGDVGHGTSNRSTLFLDDELGVALPIKGEDKEKGAVHELAQSRDRDREAAESNRLLYVACTRAREKLLISGRVGLGKNNQPTRLNEWLEALLGVNLLNLAKTPWAPNAPGQAEQRLDRTVGQTAVTCTIYWPQPGTLDELHRPAATPVAPAARPGETEAPAAPPLLGSLVKAPEKLDPRTVESERIPAQRVWRVVPEAKRPTVPAWVLGSLVHEALASWRFVGPDAADESFTRWAESRARSYGLADADQLTDAVRSTARLLRRFQAHSLYAEMNTADQLVHEVPYHLETDGRVESGIIDALYRRGEQWTLVEFKTDELRDEAALQRVLGERDYVAQSRTYVRAIERLLSSRPRAVLCFLNVAGAVRLYEPGDS, encoded by the coding sequence ATGATCCCAATCGTTGACCTGTTGAAACCCAGCGAAGAGCAGCTCCCGGCTATCGAGGCCCGCGGTGGCGACGTCGTCGTCACCGCTGGCGCCGGCACGGGCAAGACGCGGACCCTGGTCGCACGCTACCTGTCGGTGCTGACGGAGGTCGACGACCTCCGTTCGATCGTAGCCATCACCTTCACCCGCAAGGCAGCCCGCGAGATGCGCAACCGCGTACGCCAGGCCGTCCGCGACTATCTCAAGAAAGGCGGCCTCGACCCCGCCGGGCACGGCCGCTGGCTCGAGATCTACAATGCCCTCGACGCGGCGCGCATCGGCACCATCCACAGCCTGTGCGGCGAGATCCTGCGCACCCACCCGGTGGAGGCGCGCCTCGACCCGCGCTTTGAGGTGCTCGAAGAGGGCCAGACCAACCTGCTCCAATCCCGGGCCATCGAAGAAGCCCTGGCCCGCGCCGCCAACGACCGCGAGGCAGCCGAGCTCTTTACCCTGCTCGGCGAAAGGACCCTGCGCCGGATGCTCACCGAGCTGCTGGGCAAACGCCTCGAGGCCGCCGCCGCCTTTGAGCGCCTGCCCGCTGACCTGCTGGCCCACTGGACCGAAGCGCTGCAGCGCTACGATCCCGCGGCCGAGCTCAACGAGCTGGACCGCAAAGCAGCCCACGCCGTGCCGCTCCTGCGCTCCGTGTTCCAGATGGCCCTGGAGAGCCTCACCGCCCTCAAGGCCGAGCGCCAGGCGCTCGACTTTGCCGACCTCGAGGGCCGCACCCTGGAGCTGCTCCAGAACCAGGCCGTGCTCGACCACTGGCAGAGTACCATCTCTTCCATCCTGGTCGACGAGTTTCAGGACACCAACCACCGCCAGGTCGAGCTGATCAAGCAGCTCCGCGGCGACCCTGACCGGTTCCCCGGCCGCCTGTTCCTCGTGGGCGACGCCAAGCAGTCCATCTACCGCTTCCAGGGCGCCGATGTGGCCGCGCTCCGCCACGAACGTGACCACATTGAGGACACGGGTGGACTGTGCGTCACGCTGTCCACTTCCTACCGCGCCCACCGAGAGCTTGTCGAGGGCCTGAACGACCTGCTGCGGCCGGTGCTGGGCGAGTCTGCCGACCCCGACCGTCCCTACGTCCAGCCCTTTGAGCCGCTGGCGCACTGCCGCAAGCAGCCGGCCCAGGGCCTCGCTGCGCCGCACATCGAGCTGCACCTCGTGCCCGGCACGGCCAAAGAGGGCGCGCACGACGTGGCCGCCCGCTACCTCGTGGCGCGCATCAAAGAGCTGGTCGAGTCGGGCATTCAGCTCGAGGAGAACGGCGCCACCCGCCCGCTCGGCTATGGCGACGTGGCCATCCTCTGCCGCGCCTCGACCTCCTTCCCAGCCTATGAGAACGCCCTGCGCGATGCCGGCCTGCCCTTCCTCACTGTGGCCGGGCGCGGCTTTTGGAACCGCCCCGAGATCCGCGACCTGCTCAACACCCTGCTGGCCCTGTCCGACCCCACGGACGACCTGGCCCTGGTCGGCCTGCTGCGCTCGCCGGTCATCGGCCTGTCCGACGCGGCGCTCTACCGGCTGACCCGCGCCCGGCCCACGCCCTCCACTGCTCTGTGGGACGTGCTGCCGGACCCCGCCTCCCGCGACGGCTGGACCCCTGCCGACTGCGCCGCCGCCGAGCGCGCCGCGGCCTGGGTGAGCGAGCTGCACGCTCTGGTAGGCCGCACCGCCGTGGCCGACGTGCTCAAGCTGTGGCTCGACCGCACCGACTACAAGGCCGCCCTGCTGCTGTCGGGCAACCCGCGCAGCACGCGCAACGTCGACAAGCTGCTGGCCGCCGCCTTTACCAGCGGCATCGTCTCGGTGGGCGAGTTCCTGGAGTACGTGCAGGGGCTGAAGGACTCGGGCGCCCGTGAGGGCGAAGCCCGCGCCGCCGTCGAGGGCGCGGTGCAGATCATGACCGTGCACCAGGCCAAGGGCCTCGAGTTCCCCATCGTCGTCGTGGGCGACGTGGGCCACGGCACTTCCAACCGCTCCACGCTCTTCCTCGACGACGAGCTGGGGGTAGCCCTGCCCATCAAGGGCGAGGACAAGGAAAAGGGCGCCGTACACGAGCTGGCCCAGTCGCGCGACAGGGACCGCGAGGCCGCCGAGTCCAACCGTCTGCTCTACGTGGCCTGCACCCGCGCCAGGGAAAAGCTGCTCATCAGCGGCCGCGTGGGCCTGGGCAAGAACAACCAGCCCACGCGGCTGAACGAATGGCTCGAGGCCCTGCTGGGGGTGAACCTGCTGAACCTGGCCAAGACGCCGTGGGCTCCCAACGCCCCGGGCCAGGCCGAGCAGCGACTGGACCGCACCGTGGGCCAGACGGCCGTGACCTGCACCATCTACTGGCCCCAGCCCGGCACGCTCGACGAGCTGCACCGCCCGGCCGCCACGCCCGTCGCGCCTGCTGCCCGGCCGGGGGAGACCGAAGCGCCCGCTGCGCCGCCCCTGCTGGGCTCCCTGGTCAAAGCACCGGAAAAGCTGGATCCCCGCACTGTCGAGTCCGAGCGGATCCCCGCCCAGCGCGTCTGGCGCGTGGTGCCAGAGGCCAAACGGCCCACCGTACCGGCCTGGGTGCTCGGCTCGCTCGTGCACGAGGCTCTGGCGTCGTGGCGGTTTGTCGGTCCAGATGCTGCAGACGAGTCCTTCACCCGCTGGGCCGAGTCCCGCGCCCGGTCCTACGGCCTGGCCGACGCCGACCAACTGACCGACGCCGTGCGCTCCACAGCCCGCCTCCTGCGGCGCTTCCAGGCGCACTCCCTGTACGCCGAGATGAACACCGCCGACCAGCTAGTGCACGAAGTGCCCTATCACCTCGAGACCGACGGCCGCGTCGAAAGCGGCATCATCGACGCCCTCTACCGCCGCGGGGAGCAGTGGACCCTGGTCGAGTTCAAGACCGACGAGCTGCGCGACGAGGCGGCACTCCAGCGGGTGCTCGGGGAGAGAGATTATGTAGCCCAGAGCCGGACCTACGTCCGGGCCATCGAGCGACTGCTGAGCTCTCGTCCGCGAGCGGTGCTCTGTTTCCTCAACGTGGCCGGCGCAGTGCGCCTGTACGAGCCGGGCGACTCGTAG